CTGCCGAACCCGAGGAAGAGGACTTCCCGTGGCATGATGCGGCCTTGCCGATTGTGGATCGAATGGAGCTTGCCGAGGGACGCCCGGTCGAACGTCGATTGATGGCGGCGATGGCACAGCTCGACTGCGGTTCGTGCGGGTACCTTTGCCAAACCTATAGCGAAGCCATCGCATCGGGCGAAGAAACCAACCTGACGCTCTGCAGTCCTGGCGGTAAAGAAACCTCCAAGATGATCAAGAAAGTTCTCAAGGAAAGCGATTCGAACGGTGCACCAGCCAAACCCGCCAGCGTCAACGGCAGTAATGGCGCTGACGAAAAAGGCTACTCGCGAAAGAATCCATATCCCGCCAAACTGATCGAATCGCGTCAGTTGAATCTTGAAGGATCAGCCAAAGACACGCGGCACGTCGCGATCGATCTGGGTGATTCAGGTGTGCAATACGAGGTTGGCGATGCATTGGGAGTCTACGCGACGAACTGCAGCGAACTTGTCGAGCAGATAATCAAAACCATCGGCGGCAGTGGAGCCATGATGGTAATCGCTCCCGATGGATCTCCCAAAACTCTGGCATCGACCGTTGCAGAGGACTACTGCTTAAAAGACCCATCGGACGAACTGTTGGAATTGGCACTGGGCCGAGTCGACGACTCCCACGCCAAAGCGACACTTGCACGAATGCTGGAAGAAGGCGTACCCGAAGGCTTCGATGTTTTGGATGTTCTGGAACTTGTCAGAGATGTACCTATCAGCGCGACCGAATTTTTGGAAACGCTTTCGCCTTTGAACCCACGGCTTTATTCCATCGCCAGCAGCCAAAAGCATGTTGGAAACCAAGTCCATTTGACAGTTGGCAAGGTTTTCTATGAACGTGAGGGCCGGCTCCGCAAAGGTGTTGCCAGCACGATGCTGTCAGACCGCCTGCAGTCCGGCGAAAACCTCCGCGTCTTTGTTCAACCCAACCATGGCGGATTCACCGTCCCTCAGGACCCGACCAAGCCGATGATCATGGTCGGCCCCGGAACCGGGATCGCACCTTTCATGGCGTTCTTGCAAGAACGCGAGGCGACCAATGCGGCTGGTAAAAACTGGCTGTTCTTTGGTGATCAGCATCAGTCAACCGACTTTTTGTACGAAGGCGAACTGCAACGGTATGTCGATACCGGGCTGCTGTCGCGACTTGATACCGCATTCAGTCGAGACGGTGACAAAAAGGTTTATGTGCAAGACCGGATGCGAGAGCACGGCGAAACCCTATGGCAATGGCTGTCCGAAGGGGCCCACTTTTATGTCTGTGGTGACGCCAGCCGAATGGCGGCCGACGTCGATCGGGCATTAAAACAAGTCGTCGCCGAATATGGAAAGATGGACGATGCCGCCGCGGAAGAGTACGTCAAAACGATGACGAAAGAACAGCGTTACGTTCGCGACGTATATTAACGGCGTGTTAAAACGCTGCTGGATACATCGTCCCGGTTCGTCAGCCGAACGGGACGATTGCATGACGACGTTGGCGTAGCCGTTTAGCTTAACAACCCTAACGGTGGCAGTGATTCGCTTGAGGAATAGAACTGCCGAATGTTGGGAAGAATCGTTTCCAAATCGGCATCATTCCCGACACCGAACCACATCGCCAAGTCGGCTGCCATTTGATCGACCGAAGTCGTTGGGATCAATCGTCCGCGGCCGACGTTCAGTGTGTTCGTCGCTGTCAGTTCGGGGAATTCACCATAAAACTGGCCGCCGTTAACGGCACCGCCACAGACGATTTGATTGCCTCCCCAAGCATGGTCGCTACCCTGACCGTTCGTCGTCAATGTGCGGGCAAAATCCGATGCGGTAAACAACGTCACATCGTTTTGAATGCCCAGCTCGACTGTCGCGTCATAGAACGATTTAATCGCACGACTAACACGAGGCAGGTTCGTTAGATGGGCATCTAAAAGGTTCGTGTGGTTATCCCAGCCACCCAACTCGACAAAAAAGATCTGACGGCCTTGGCCAAGTTGCTGCCGCGCGCCAATCACCTTCGCCACCATCTTCAAATGATTGCTGGGGCTTTCATTGGCAAATGGCGTGTTGATCGTCACGGTGCCGGTTGCGTCATTGAACGCTAGTGCCGCATCGGTGGAATCTCGCTGGACATCACTGAACGATTGAGCCAGCAAGTCGCTGTACGTTTGATTGAGATAGTTATCAAACGCTCGGGAAAACATTCGGTCTTGAATGCCTCCACCAATTGCCCCAGGGACATAGCCATTCACTTGGGTTGCGCCGCCAGTCCCGATCGCGTAGGGGACGACTTCGGTGCCGGTTTGAAACAGATTCATTCCGCTGACAGAGATGTTCATCGACACTGACGGATTTGCGTTCGTGCTGCGAAGCAAATCCGCCAAGCGGCCACCCCAACCGTTCACCAGATTGCGTGATTGCGGGAAGCTGGTTTGCCAGTGCCGCTGCAAATCGGCATGGGAAAACAAACCGAGTGGCAAGCCGGCTCGGGCGTCATAGTCGGATCGTGTTGTCGGCTGAGACATCGCCCCGATGTTGCATACGAATCCCAAATTGCCATCGTTGTAAAGCTTCGCAACGCCTGCATTCGTATTCGCCGGATCGACCCCTTCTTCGGAAGCCATGGCTGGATGCAAACCGAACATCCTAGAACTCGGACCGACGATCGGCACCAAGGCACTTTGCTGAATCGCTAGGCCACCTTCGTTGCTGATCCCATCGTCGTAACCACCGCGAATCGTATGGTAATCGCCGTATTCGCCCGTCGTTGACGTCCCTTCGTTAGGGATCAACATGTTGTACGAATCGTTGCCACCGTTAAGAAACAAACAGACCAAGGCTTTGTAGCCGGACGTGTCCGTCGCAGCCACGGCCGACTTGGTCGCTTGCAAATTTAAAAGCGTCGCCAGCATCGACGTATTGGTCATCATGCCACACACTCCACCGGTCGCTTTTAGCAGAGCGCGGCGAGATGTTCGCACCGAGTCGATTGGTTTTCGGTTCATGATTCTCATTCCAGAAAAGCGAACAACGATGTCGATTCTTGGGACTTCAAAAACAGACGTTCTATTCTTCTATCGCACAATCAGGTGAAACGACCAAAGCGTGCAGCAACGATTCCAGGCGTTCTTTGTTGTTGTAGTCACGTCCGGTCGTTTCAGCGATGATCGCATCTTTGATGTGCGACTTGGTCGTCTCACTAAGCGATCCGTTGCAAAGCAAAAGGTCATAGTGGCGGAGCAGTTGATCTAAGTTATCCAGGTTCCTTGCCAGTTCCATCTCTGGCTCCAAATCGAACGAGATCCTGCAGGTGCCTTTTCTCATCGAATACTGCACGTAGCGATTCAAACAGAACCGACGCAGCACATTCAGTGTTCGGTTCGCAGTCACGCCATTGAGGATCTGAAATTCGGGTGCATAGACCACATCAGTCGGTATCCTTCGCGACGGACTGTAGCCGACCAAGTCACCGGGCGGTTGATAGTCGGGAAGATAGAAATTGAAAACCGTTGGCGAGCGAAACGCCATCTGTCCCAAGTCGTCTTCGATAAATCGATTCAGCATCATGTAGCCATCTGCATAATCGCTGGACGGTCGCAACGCACGAATCATCGACGTGACGCGAATGATCGGCTCACGCAAACGCGAGTGCTCTGTACCTGAGGTGATCACATCCAAGCGAGCCGGGCTCCGCCGACGCATGACGCGTTGACCACGAAA
This is a stretch of genomic DNA from Stieleria sp. JC731. It encodes these proteins:
- a CDS encoding sulfite reductase subunit alpha yields the protein MTTSFIPESAPFNEEQRAWLNGFFAGMMGISPGGNAQAIMQSAGVSGEMLTGSEQAAEPEEEDFPWHDAALPIVDRMELAEGRPVERRLMAAMAQLDCGSCGYLCQTYSEAIASGEETNLTLCSPGGKETSKMIKKVLKESDSNGAPAKPASVNGSNGADEKGYSRKNPYPAKLIESRQLNLEGSAKDTRHVAIDLGDSGVQYEVGDALGVYATNCSELVEQIIKTIGGSGAMMVIAPDGSPKTLASTVAEDYCLKDPSDELLELALGRVDDSHAKATLARMLEEGVPEGFDVLDVLELVRDVPISATEFLETLSPLNPRLYSIASSQKHVGNQVHLTVGKVFYEREGRLRKGVASTMLSDRLQSGENLRVFVQPNHGGFTVPQDPTKPMIMVGPGTGIAPFMAFLQEREATNAAGKNWLFFGDQHQSTDFLYEGELQRYVDTGLLSRLDTAFSRDGDKKVYVQDRMREHGETLWQWLSEGAHFYVCGDASRMAADVDRALKQVVAEYGKMDDAAAEEYVKTMTKEQRYVRDVY
- a CDS encoding DUF1501 domain-containing protein, which produces MNRKPIDSVRTSRRALLKATGGVCGMMTNTSMLATLLNLQATKSAVAATDTSGYKALVCLFLNGGNDSYNMLIPNEGTSTTGEYGDYHTIRGGYDDGISNEGGLAIQQSALVPIVGPSSRMFGLHPAMASEEGVDPANTNAGVAKLYNDGNLGFVCNIGAMSQPTTRSDYDARAGLPLGLFSHADLQRHWQTSFPQSRNLVNGWGGRLADLLRSTNANPSVSMNISVSGMNLFQTGTEVVPYAIGTGGATQVNGYVPGAIGGGIQDRMFSRAFDNYLNQTYSDLLAQSFSDVQRDSTDAALAFNDATGTVTINTPFANESPSNHLKMVAKVIGARQQLGQGRQIFFVELGGWDNHTNLLDAHLTNLPRVSRAIKSFYDATVELGIQNDVTLFTASDFARTLTTNGQGSDHAWGGNQIVCGGAVNGGQFYGEFPELTATNTLNVGRGRLIPTTSVDQMAADLAMWFGVGNDADLETILPNIRQFYSSSESLPPLGLLS